Part of the Limihaloglobus sulfuriphilus genome is shown below.
CAACGGGATGTGGGTAAAAAGAAGTTCACTTACCAAGGGCAAAAAGCTCTATATGCTCGCAATAAACAGGTATCTGGGCAACATATTGGTTCACTTTATGCGTAAATCAGGCTTTAAGTCATTGGATGATATATACAAACTGCTCGAAAGAGAGGACGGCAGGGCCAGAGGCGAGTGGATTGATCTGGCAGGGCTGCTGGTTCCAAAAGCCATGGCTGAAGAGCTGCTCGACGAGATAGAGTCGGGGAAGATTAACGGACTTGAACAGATACATGAAAGGCTGAAAAAACTGCATGAATCTTTTGCTGATCTCGAAGCATCATGGATCAGGGCTGCCATAGAAAGGCTCTATTCCAAAAAATGGCATGATTTTACGAAAAATGATTTTATCACCTTTGTTAATACGTGGATAGAATCAGTTGCCTCGCTTGATTACATGCGGTGCAGTGACGCGGCAAAAGAATTTTCCGAGACGATGAGTATAGGCTACGGCATAGACGGGGACAGGGAAGTCCAGAAAAAGGACTTCGAAGCTACCCGCGGCACAGCTGAAACGCATCCGTTTACAAGGGCGATCCTGGAAAGGCTCGAGAAAAAACGTGCCTCCGCGGCTAAGATAATCAAAAAACTTGAGAGTCTCTAATCAGAGCACTCCGAGAATCAAGTTTTGCTTTGAAAAACGCCGCGAGCTGTTTATACTTGAAGAACGAAAAACATAAATCTCAATATAACGGAATTTTTAAGTGAAGATTGCACTAATACAGATAAATCCCATTGTGGGAGATTTTGAATATAATCTGGATAAAATCTCTTCTGCATACTCAAAAGCTGTTGAGCTGGGGGCGGAACTGACGGTTTTTCCCGAGCTGGCTTTGAGCGGCTACCCTCCGGAAGATCTGCTGCTCAAACCTCATTTCACAGACTCCGCTTACGCAGCGCTGCGGAAGTTGGCCGCGTCAGTAATCCAGGTGCCTGCGGTTGTCGGATTTCCTTCTAAAAAGGAGGGCGGCTGCTACAATTCTCTCGCATTACTGGCTCATGGCGATATTGCCGAGGTTTACGACAAGCATGTCCTGCCTAATTACGGTGTTTTTGATGAAAGACGCTATTTTAAGAGCGGCTCTAAAGCGGTTTCCGCAGAAATAAACGGTTTCAGTGTAGCTTTCACCATTTGCGAAGACATCTGGCAGCTCGACGAGATTGCCGGCCACCTTGAAGCTCTTCCGCATCCTGATTTGATTTTAAATATTTCTGCCTCACCCTTCCATAAGGGCAAGATTGAGCAGCGAAAACAGATTCTGGCAAATGCCGCCCGCACTTTAGGCTCGCCCTTAGCCTACTGCAATCTTGTCGGCGGACAGGATGAGCTGGTCTTCGACGGCAGGAGCATGTTTGTAGATACTGACGGCAAAGTGGTCACCAAAGCCGCGGCGTTCGACGAAGATATCTGTATTGCGGATTTAACCAGAGACGGTTTGACGGCAGTTACGCCGCGTGCCGCACAGCCGGAGGATGTGTCTTTAGAGGTGTTTCACGCGGTTACAACCGGCACACGTGACTATATCCGCAAAAACGGGTTCAAGAAAGCTGTGGTCGGGTTAAGCGGCGGCATAGATTCGGCGGTTGTCGCGGCAGTAGCCGCCGAGGCACTGGGGCCGGAGAATGTTATCGGAGTTACGATGCCCTCGCAGTTTAACTCTGCCCAGACCCGAAGCGATGCGAAGGTGCTTGCGGATAATCTCGGAATTGCGTTTCATACAATACCTATAGGTGATACGCTGAATTCGTTTCACACCGAGCTGCTGCAAATAGACGGCTGGAATGACAAAACGACGGCTTATGAAAACCTTCAGGCCAGGATACGCGGCACGCTTTTGATGTCGCTTAGCAATCAGTTTGGCTGGCTTGTACTTACAACCGGCAACAAGAGTGAAACCGCTGTGGGGTATTCTACACTCTACGGCGACACCGCCGGCGGTTTTGCGGTAATAAAAGATGTGCCCAAGACACTCGTTTACAAGATTGCACGCCGGTTTAACGAGCTAAAAGGCCGCGAGATAATACCCGAATCCACAATTACCCGCCCGCCCAGTGCGGAGCTTCGGACA
Proteins encoded:
- a CDS encoding NAD+ synthase, producing the protein MKIALIQINPIVGDFEYNLDKISSAYSKAVELGAELTVFPELALSGYPPEDLLLKPHFTDSAYAALRKLAASVIQVPAVVGFPSKKEGGCYNSLALLAHGDIAEVYDKHVLPNYGVFDERRYFKSGSKAVSAEINGFSVAFTICEDIWQLDEIAGHLEALPHPDLILNISASPFHKGKIEQRKQILANAARTLGSPLAYCNLVGGQDELVFDGRSMFVDTDGKVVTKAAAFDEDICIADLTRDGLTAVTPRAAQPEDVSLEVFHAVTTGTRDYIRKNGFKKAVVGLSGGIDSAVVAAVAAEALGPENVIGVTMPSQFNSAQTRSDAKVLADNLGIAFHTIPIGDTLNSFHTELLQIDGWNDKTTAYENLQARIRGTLLMSLSNQFGWLVLTTGNKSETAVGYSTLYGDTAGGFAVIKDVPKTLVYKIARRFNELKGREIIPESTITRPPSAELRTDQKDSDSLPDYDLLDGIIEGYVEKDMSAAELVNAGFDAELVQRVIRLVDMNEYKRRQCPPGVKITPKAFGRDRRMPITNRYKTRI